Proteins co-encoded in one Metabacillus sp. KUDC1714 genomic window:
- the cysC gene encoding adenylyl-sulfate kinase, producing the protein MATNNIVWHDSSVTKEERRKKNNYQSMCIWFTGLSGSGKSTLANALARHLFEANIQTYVLDGDNIRHGLNKDLGFTDEDRKENIRRIGEVSKLFVDSGQIVLTAFISPFREDRQQVRDILSDDEFFEVYVKCSLDECEVRDPKGLYKKARNNEIKHFTGIDSPYEEPENPAIIVDTETQTVEESVKQIVDYLVQKQLIMVN; encoded by the coding sequence ATGGCAACGAACAACATTGTGTGGCATGACTCATCTGTCACTAAAGAAGAACGAAGAAAGAAAAATAACTATCAAAGCATGTGTATTTGGTTTACAGGTCTTTCGGGATCAGGAAAATCAACATTAGCAAATGCGCTTGCAAGACATTTATTTGAAGCTAATATTCAAACATATGTCTTGGATGGGGATAATATCAGACACGGATTAAATAAAGATTTGGGCTTTACTGATGAAGATCGTAAAGAAAACATCCGTCGTATTGGCGAAGTGTCAAAATTATTTGTTGACAGTGGTCAAATCGTGTTAACTGCTTTTATTTCACCATTTCGTGAAGATAGACAACAGGTAAGAGATATTCTTTCAGATGATGAATTTTTTGAAGTGTATGTTAAATGTTCATTAGATGAATGTGAAGTTCGCGATCCGAAGGGGTTATATAAAAAGGCGAGAAATAATGAAATAAAACATTTCACAGGAATTGATTCACCATATGAGGAACCAGAAAACCCTGCTATAATAGTAGATACGGAAACTCAAACTGTTGAAGAATCTGTGAAACAAATTGTAGATTACCTTGTCCAAAAACAATTGATTATGGTAAATTAA
- a CDS encoding sirohydrochlorin chelatase has product MKQAVLYICHGSRVPKAREEAFAFIDKVKPEVQAQIQEVCFLELAEPSIEAGFTSCVDQGATHIAVVPLLLLTAAHAKSDIPDELAHVRAMYPKVFVTYGRPIGVDNKLAHMLVDKMIQKADIKNSSIAILVGRGSSDMDVVRDLNEISSVLYGKSNLKQVHTCFLTAASPRFDQMIDDLYHSNEHSIFVIPYLIFTGLLKREIDQTINKYDWGDRQIEVCSYLGPHPILLELFIERVNEAIDNKDCEYTFTRGLSHDTTPH; this is encoded by the coding sequence ATGAAGCAAGCAGTATTGTATATTTGTCATGGAAGTCGTGTTCCAAAGGCTCGCGAGGAAGCATTTGCATTTATTGATAAAGTAAAACCAGAGGTACAAGCACAAATTCAAGAGGTGTGCTTTTTGGAATTAGCAGAGCCATCAATCGAGGCAGGTTTTACATCATGTGTGGATCAAGGTGCAACACATATTGCAGTAGTCCCGTTACTTCTTTTAACAGCTGCCCATGCGAAAAGTGATATTCCAGATGAGCTTGCTCATGTGAGGGCCATGTATCCTAAGGTTTTCGTAACATACGGTAGACCAATAGGTGTAGACAACAAATTAGCACATATGCTAGTTGACAAAATGATTCAAAAAGCAGATATCAAGAATTCATCAATTGCGATTCTTGTTGGTAGAGGTAGTAGTGATATGGATGTTGTTCGTGATTTAAATGAAATTTCATCTGTACTTTATGGTAAATCAAACTTAAAACAAGTTCATACTTGCTTTTTAACAGCAGCAAGTCCAAGATTTGATCAAATGATAGATGATCTTTACCATTCTAATGAACATTCGATATTTGTGATTCCTTATTTAATCTTTACAGGTTTATTAAAGAGAGAAATCGACCAAACGATTAATAAGTATGATTGGGGAGACCGACAAATCGAGGTATGTTCATATCTTGGTCCTCACCCAATCCTACTTGAGTTATTTATAGAACGAGTAAATGAAGCAATTGACAACAAAGATTGTGAATATACTTTTACTAGAGGTTTAAGCCATGATACCACTCCACATTAA
- a CDS encoding NAD(P)-dependent oxidoreductase — MIPLHINVKDKNVLVVGGGKIALRRLLLFLEEGANVIVVSPEVVVEIKNLSNQKKLLWLEKEVELSDLEHAFIIIAATNAPAINEWIAENAKINQLINVASNAEKGNVIVPKSIKKGRLTMSVSTNGASPVLAKQICEQLSLQFDDQFIEELDQMYKIRMNKKRKN, encoded by the coding sequence ATGATACCACTCCACATTAATGTAAAAGATAAGAACGTACTTGTAGTTGGTGGAGGCAAGATCGCGCTTAGACGACTTCTTCTTTTTTTAGAGGAAGGAGCAAATGTCATTGTTGTTAGTCCAGAGGTAGTTGTAGAAATTAAAAATTTAAGCAATCAGAAAAAACTACTTTGGCTAGAAAAAGAGGTTGAGTTATCTGATTTAGAACATGCGTTTATAATTATTGCAGCAACAAACGCCCCAGCAATAAATGAATGGATTGCTGAAAATGCTAAAATAAATCAATTAATAAACGTTGCTAGTAATGCCGAAAAAGGGAATGTAATAGTTCCGAAATCTATAAAAAAAGGTAGATTAACCATGTCTGTTTCAACAAATGGGGCAAGTCCAGTACTTGCCAAACAAATTTGTGAACAGCTCTCATTGCAGTTTGATGATCAGTTTATAGAAGAGTTAGATCAAATGTATAAAATACGTATGAACAAAAAACGCAAAAATTAG
- a CDS encoding SH3 domain-containing protein, with the protein MKRALLPTFCFAVLSTIAFEETVFAAQSETIDNESVYKSTKYVNVSSGFLNLRESASTSSKVIATFIKGTEVTVYSEANGWSKIVANGKEGYVSSRYLTSKNLDKSTSTLQTSESITKYVNVNSGTLNLRKSGSTSAELVTSLKKGTEVTVYSEANGWSKIVANGKEGYVSSKYLTSENLEKSTSSTPEATPTARSTTKYVNVSSGSLNLRKSGSTSATIITSLKKGTEVIFYSEANGWSKIKANGKVGYVSSAYLTNKNSDTGSGSVHTSEPTIRYVNVNSGSLNMRKSASTNASIILKLTNGKEVKVYSEANGWSKVEVFGQIGYVSSQYLTASISNKDKVTKPNSSAQQPTKKYVIVSERSSLNVRNKASVSGTVVTKLTKGTEVTVYSEANGWSKIEENGQEGYVSSAYLTVIKPNSETIVKPKQIEEKKFVNVNLGSSLNMRNSASTNSSIILKLARGVEITVYSEANGWSKVKAYEKYGYVSSQYLSTYKPSAGSELDAVPGEQSDVNDTNENKMISKYVNVMYGSALNLRTEASTSGSIVTKLSRGTIVTVYSEENDWARVTVNGKTGYVSSQYLSLTEPYNPSTPNDVDAEKITNYYDIPLSELTDIQMAVNPQTDKKYNTYIREDALTINNSTSATVKGAGWNVRGGAGTNFWVVGTVSKGQPLQILSKVKGNDGYDWYQVSYNKSWVNASPEDVTYYLDPNNFLSTPVDSLQYLKLSLPANLNPTEVNEKILSGKGSLQGLASAFITAGKAYNVNEIYLISHALLETGNGTSQLSTGVQINGKTVYNMYGIGAYDGSALSSGAQYAYNAGWFTPEAAIIGGSKFIAQGYINAGQDTLYKMRWNPSSSASNGYASNQYATDIGWAAKQVKQIHNLYSLIDSYKLVLDVPTFKN; encoded by the coding sequence ATGAAAAGGGCATTATTACCTACTTTTTGTTTTGCAGTATTATCAACAATTGCTTTTGAAGAAACAGTTTTTGCTGCACAAAGTGAAACGATAGATAACGAAAGTGTGTATAAATCAACAAAATATGTAAATGTAAGCAGTGGTTTCTTAAACCTAAGAGAAAGTGCGTCGACTAGTTCAAAGGTTATTGCAACATTTATAAAGGGGACAGAGGTAACTGTTTACTCGGAGGCCAATGGCTGGTCGAAAATAGTGGCAAATGGAAAAGAAGGATATGTAAGTTCTAGATATTTAACATCGAAAAACTTAGACAAAAGCACTAGTACACTACAAACCTCTGAATCAATAACAAAATATGTAAATGTAAACAGTGGTACGTTAAACTTGCGGAAAAGTGGGTCAACGAGTGCAGAATTGGTCACATCCCTAAAAAAGGGAACAGAAGTAACTGTTTACTCGGAAGCCAATGGCTGGTCGAAAATAGTGGCAAATGGGAAAGAAGGATATGTAAGTTCCAAATACTTAACTTCTGAAAACTTGGAAAAAAGCACAAGTTCAACACCCGAAGCAACACCAACTGCGAGATCAACAACAAAATATGTAAATGTAAGCAGCGGTTCGTTAAACTTGCGGAAGAGTGGGTCAACGAGTGCTACAATAATCACATCCTTAAAAAAGGGAACAGAAGTGATCTTTTACTCGGAAGCAAATGGCTGGTCGAAAATTAAGGCAAATGGAAAAGTCGGATATGTGAGTTCCGCTTACTTAACAAACAAAAACTCTGATACAGGATCTGGCTCAGTACATACATCTGAACCAACAATTAGGTATGTAAATGTAAATAGTGGATCGTTAAATATGAGGAAAAGTGCATCAACCAATGCTTCTATTATCTTAAAACTTACAAACGGAAAAGAAGTTAAGGTGTACTCAGAAGCAAATGGCTGGTCGAAAGTCGAAGTTTTTGGACAAATAGGCTATGTTAGTAGTCAATACCTAACTGCATCTATATCAAATAAAGATAAAGTTACTAAACCAAATTCTTCGGCTCAACAACCTACCAAGAAGTATGTCATTGTAAGTGAAAGGTCGAGCTTGAACGTAAGAAATAAAGCCTCGGTGAGTGGAACGGTTGTCACAAAATTAACAAAGGGAACAGAAGTAACAGTTTATTCTGAGGCAAATGGATGGTCGAAGATTGAAGAAAATGGACAAGAAGGGTATGTAAGTTCCGCTTATCTCACTGTAATAAAACCAAATTCCGAAACAATCGTAAAGCCTAAACAAATTGAGGAAAAGAAATTTGTTAATGTTAACCTTGGTTCCAGCTTGAATATGCGGAATAGTGCATCAACAAATTCATCAATTATCCTTAAACTTGCTCGAGGTGTCGAGATAACTGTATACTCGGAAGCAAATGGCTGGTCAAAAGTTAAAGCCTACGAGAAGTATGGGTATGTAAGTTCACAATACCTCTCTACCTATAAGCCGAGTGCTGGATCAGAACTTGATGCTGTTCCGGGTGAACAATCTGATGTAAATGATACCAATGAGAACAAAATGATTTCTAAGTATGTAAATGTTATGTATGGATCAGCTTTAAACCTAAGAACAGAGGCTTCCACTAGTGGGTCTATCGTAACGAAACTTTCTCGAGGTACAATTGTTACAGTTTATTCTGAAGAAAATGATTGGGCTAGGGTTACAGTTAACGGGAAAACAGGCTATGTAAGTTCACAATATTTGTCATTGACAGAACCGTATAATCCAAGCACACCTAATGATGTTGATGCTGAAAAAATAACAAATTACTATGACATTCCTTTGAGCGAATTAACGGATATTCAAATGGCTGTTAATCCACAAACAGATAAGAAATATAATACTTATATTAGGGAAGATGCTTTAACCATAAACAATTCTACTTCTGCTACAGTTAAAGGTGCTGGATGGAATGTTCGTGGAGGTGCGGGAACTAATTTTTGGGTAGTTGGCACTGTTAGTAAAGGACAACCTTTGCAAATCTTGTCAAAAGTAAAGGGTAATGATGGATATGATTGGTACCAAGTTAGCTATAATAAATCTTGGGTAAATGCTAGTCCTGAAGATGTAACATATTACTTAGATCCCAATAATTTTCTAAGTACGCCAGTTGATTCACTTCAATATTTGAAATTATCTCTTCCGGCTAATCTTAATCCAACTGAGGTAAATGAGAAAATCCTTTCTGGAAAAGGTAGTTTGCAAGGATTAGCTTCTGCTTTTATAACAGCAGGGAAAGCGTATAATGTGAATGAAATTTATTTAATCTCACATGCATTACTAGAAACTGGTAATGGTACCTCCCAGCTTTCAACAGGAGTCCAAATAAACGGGAAAACTGTTTATAATATGTATGGAATAGGTGCATATGATGGATCTGCTCTATCAAGTGGTGCTCAGTATGCTTATAATGCTGGATGGTTTACTCCTGAAGCTGCAATTATTGGTGGATCAAAGTTTATCGCGCAGGGTTATATTAATGCAGGGCAAGATACCCTTTATAAAATGAGATGGAATCCTAGCTCTAGTGCTTCAAATGGCTATGCTTCTAATCAATATGCAACAGATATAGGCTGGGCAGCAAAGCAAGTAAA